Proteins co-encoded in one Flavobacterium fluviale genomic window:
- a CDS encoding NADPH-dependent FMN reductase yields the protein MKIIAFGGSNSQHSINKRLATYASSLFENAEVEVLDLNDFEMPIFSVDTEKEIGQHELAKAFLDKIESADVLVVSLAENNNNYSTAFKNIFDWSSRINKEVFQKKPMLLMATSPGTRGGASVLEIARNALPRYGAEIKASFSLPAFNANFDLEKNQISNAELDKELRDIIKDCF from the coding sequence ATGAAAATAATAGCCTTTGGAGGAAGTAACAGCCAGCATTCAATCAATAAACGTTTAGCAACTTATGCATCAAGTTTATTTGAAAATGCTGAGGTTGAAGTTTTAGATTTAAATGATTTTGAAATGCCTATTTTCAGCGTTGATACTGAGAAAGAAATCGGTCAGCATGAACTTGCAAAAGCATTTCTTGACAAAATAGAAAGCGCAGATGTATTAGTGGTTTCATTGGCAGAAAACAATAACAATTACTCAACTGCATTTAAAAATATATTCGATTGGAGCTCGAGAATTAATAAAGAAGTCTTTCAGAAAAAACCAATGCTCTTAATGGCGACTTCGCCTGGAACGAGAGGCGGAGCATCTGTTTTAGAAATAGCTCGTAATGCTCTGCCAAGATATGGTGCAGAAATTAAAGCTTCATTTTCGCTTCCGGCATTTAATGCCAATTTTGATTTAGAGAAAAATCAAATTTCTAATGCCGAATTAGACAAAGAGTTAAGAGATATTATCAAAGATTGTTTTTAA